The Stenotrophomonas sp. ZAC14D1_NAIMI4_1 DNA segment CGGCAGCGGGCACGCGAAGGCCCCCTGCCGTTGGTCATGCTGCGCAGCACGCAAACCCTTGCTGCGCAACATGATCGGGCGTGAAACCCAAGCCCGGCGGGGGCTGCGGCGGTTGCCAAGGCTTGTGCACTGCGCCATGCTGCACGTCTACAGTGACGAGTGACCGCTTCATGGCTGCGACCCGCATCATCAAGAAGTATCCGAACCGCCGTCTCTACGACACCGAAATTTCCAGCTACATCACCATAGAGGATGTGCGCCAGCTGATCCTGGACGGTGAAGACTTCGAGGTCCGCGACGCCAAGAGCGGCGATGACCTGACCCGTTCGGTCCTGCTGCAGATCATCGCCGACCAGGAACAGGACGGCGAACCGATGCTGTCCACCCAGCTGCTGAGCCAGCTGATCCGCTTCTACGGCGATTCGCTGCAGGGCTTCATGGGCAACTACCTGGAGCGCAGCATGCAGGTCTTCCTCGACCAGCAGCAGCAGTTCCGCCAGCAGATGGGCAACCTGCTGGGCCAGACCCCGTGGGCGATGATGAACCAGCTGACCGAGCGCAACCTCGAGCTCTGGCAGGAATTCCAGCGCAACATGGGCACCGGCTTCGGCGGCCCGCGCCCCGGCGGTACGGGCACCGGCACCGGCACCAAGCCGAACGAGCCGGGTACCGGCACCGGCACCGGCGGCAAGACCCGGCGCTGAGACCACCGCCCAGCCCCAAACGAAGACGGCGCGCCCTGAGGCGCGCCGTTTTGTTTTGGATGCCGGCATCCCAGCGGGTAGAGTCGACCGTTGGTCGACTGCTCTTCGGTAGAGTCGACCGTTGGTCGACTATCGCGAAGCGCGGGCATTTCCGCCATCCGACCGAAAAGCAGTCGACCAACGGTCGACTCTACCCTCAACGTTTCGGCTTGCACCCCGTGCACACGCGCTCGACCTTGTAGCCCTTGGCCTTCAGCTTTTCCACGACGCCGTCGCTGCCCAGCAGGTGCAGGCCGCCGACCACCACCAGCGCGCCGCCCTGCCCATCCTGCAGGTACGGCAGCAGCTTGGGCACCCAGGCATCGTTGCGCGCGGTGTTGATGCGCTGGTAGAGCTGCGGGTACTGCTGGCGCATTTCCACCGCCATCTTGTTCCACAGCAGGCGGTCATCGCCACGGCGCCAGGCGTCGTGCAGCATCAGCGACTGTGCATCGCCCTTCTCGGCCTGGTCCAGCGCTTCGGCCATCATCTGCCGCTGCTCCTGCAGGCTCATGCCATCGAGCAGGTTGATCTGGCTCTGCATGTCCTCCAGCCCGCCGGTCTGCTTGCCCGCCTTCTTCGCCTGCGCCATGAAATAGCGGTCCAGGCCGAGGTTCGCATCCAGGCCCATCTTCTGCATCTGCCCGATGGTGATGTTGAGCGCGACGAACCAGCTCTTCATGCCCTGCAGCTGCGCCAGGGGCAGCTTGTTCTGCGTGGCATAGGCCTGCAGTTTCTGCCAGGTGGCATCATCCAGGTCACGCTTCAGTTCACTGCCATCGCGGCGGATGGCGGTCTGCACCATCTGGGTGGCGGCCTGGGTCGATTCCATCTCCTCCGGCGACACTTCGAACAGCACGCGCTTGGACGCGGTGAAGGCCTGCTCGACATCGGCCGACAAGGGGTAATCGGTGGGCTTGAGCAGGTGGAACGAGCCAAGCAGGTAGACGCGGGCATCGCCCGGGCCGGTCACCTTCCACAGCAACGGCACCGGCGGCTTGGCGGCCGGCGCTTCGGCTGGTGCGCCGCGGGCGGCGGCCAGGGGAGCGACCGCGCAGGCCAGCAACAGCACGGCACCGCGCAACAATGATCTGATCGACATGGTCAGCCTTCTCCTTCAGGCAGGTGATACGCCTTCTCACCAGCGTCCACGCGCAGGTCCAGCCGGTTTTCCGGCGGTGCCAACGGGCAGGTCGCATACGGGGTGAAAGCACAGGGCGGGTTGTAGGCGTGGTTGAAATCGATGCGCACGCTGCCATCGGCGGCCGGTGCATCGATGTCCAGGTAGCGCCCGGCCGGGTAACTGCCGTGGCCGCTGGTGCGGTCGGCAAAGACCAGGAACAGGGGCTCGCCCGGCGCGCCGATCGCTTCCAGCCGCCAGCTGCGCCCGTCGCGTTCGAATTCCACCGCGCCGGCATTGGGCATTTCGGTGGTCAGGCCGGTGATGTCCACGATCGGCAGGGTCTTGCCAGCGGGATGGGCGATGAAACGTGCCTGCACCTGCCAGCCGGCACCGCCTGGCCAGTACTGCAGGCCGGCGAAATCGCGGCGCGCCGCGGCGTCGGCATGCTTCACCCGCAGCGCATCGCGCGGGCCGCGACGGATGATGCTCAGATGGCCCTTGCCGCCATCGAAGGCGAGCACGGTGGGCGCCGGATCCTTGTCGGTGTTCATGCGCACGCGGCCACGCACCGGCTGGCCGTCCTGGC contains these protein-coding regions:
- the phaR gene encoding polyhydroxyalkanoate synthesis repressor PhaR, coding for MAATRIIKKYPNRRLYDTEISSYITIEDVRQLILDGEDFEVRDAKSGDDLTRSVLLQIIADQEQDGEPMLSTQLLSQLIRFYGDSLQGFMGNYLERSMQVFLDQQQQFRQQMGNLLGQTPWAMMNQLTERNLELWQEFQRNMGTGFGGPRPGGTGTGTGTKPNEPGTGTGTGGKTRR
- a CDS encoding TraB/GumN family protein encodes the protein MSIRSLLRGAVLLLACAVAPLAAARGAPAEAPAAKPPVPLLWKVTGPGDARVYLLGSFHLLKPTDYPLSADVEQAFTASKRVLFEVSPEEMESTQAATQMVQTAIRRDGSELKRDLDDATWQKLQAYATQNKLPLAQLQGMKSWFVALNITIGQMQKMGLDANLGLDRYFMAQAKKAGKQTGGLEDMQSQINLLDGMSLQEQRQMMAEALDQAEKGDAQSLMLHDAWRRGDDRLLWNKMAVEMRQQYPQLYQRINTARNDAWVPKLLPYLQDGQGGALVVVGGLHLLGSDGVVEKLKAKGYKVERVCTGCKPKR
- a CDS encoding DUF1684 domain-containing protein, whose amino-acid sequence is MRYRGVGGLLVALLLAACSPSPEPVAVVKEDPAFAAAQQQWRVQRYEDLTRPDGWTALVGLHWLQYKSHFIGSGASSGIRLGVGPDKLGLLRREGDQWWFSPEAGVDVSQDGQPVRGRVRMNTDKDPAPTVLAFDGGKGHLSIIRRGPRDALRVKHADAAARRDFAGLQYWPGGAGWQVQARFIAHPAGKTLPIVDITGLTTEMPNAGAVEFERDGRSWRLEAIGAPGEPLFLVFADRTSGHGSYPAGRYLDIDAPAADGSVRIDFNHAYNPPCAFTPYATCPLAPPENRLDLRVDAGEKAYHLPEGEG